Proteins from one Impatiens glandulifera chromosome 2, dImpGla2.1, whole genome shotgun sequence genomic window:
- the LOC124927894 gene encoding UDP-glucosyltransferase 29-like, whose protein sequence is MEANNINKYKILMLPWLAHGHISSFLELSKKLSQKNFHIYLCSTPVNLKSIENNYISLSIELIEFHLLPHPDLPPHLHTTNNLPLHLKPTLKNAMHKSRSIFSDILKRIKPDFLIYDYNQPWAAVAASSIGIPSVLFLTSCAAIMAFGSHMGKKPNVEFPFPAVGIRGSYWRKKFLEMAMLRSEGKDLDDNSFKEIEKKEELIRKSYNITLLKTFREIEGKYIDYASDLSEMRFISTGPLIKEPENLHDGDGEDPIIKWLDTKGKSSTVFVSFGTEYYLSKEEKEEIAHGLELSMTNFIWILKSSSLESLIPEGFLERVGERGMVVNGWAAQARILSHPSIGAFISHCGWGSTMEAMGLGVPIVAIPMHLDQPFNAQVAVEVGLGLEVKRDENGMLNREEISEVIREIVVEKKGEKIRDKAKQVKEMIQKKGDEDIDIVVEELLKLLNHKVVLAS, encoded by the exons ATGGAAGCAAACAACATCAACAAGTACAAAATTCTGATGCTACCATGGTTAGCCCATGGACACATCTCCTCTTTCTTAGAACTCTCAAAAAAACTATCTCAAAAAAACTTCCATATCTATCTATGTTCAACACCAGTCAACCTTAAATCCATCGAAAACAATTACATCTCTCTCTCAATCGAACTAATAGAGTTTCATCTCCTTCCTCATCCAGATCTCCCTCCCCATCTCCACACAACCAACAATCTTCCTCTCCACCTTAAACCCACCTTAAAAAATGCAATGCATAAATCCAGATCCATTTTCTCCGACATCCTTAAAAGAATCAAACCAGATTTTCTCATATATGATTACAACCAACCATGGGCTGCCGTCGCCGCTTCTTCGATCGGAATCCCGTCTGTTTTGTTCCTCACCTCTTGCGCTGCCATCATGGCTTTTGGCTCTCATATGGGTAAGAAACCTAATGTTGAGTTTCCTTTTCCGGCGGTCGGTATACGAGGTAGTTATTGGAGGAAGAAGTTTCTAGAAATGGCGATGTTGAGGTCGGAAGGAAAAGATTTGGACGATAATAGTTTTAAAGAAATAGAGAAGAAGGAAGAATTGATTAGAAAATCTTATAACATAACTTTGTTGAAGACTTTTCGTGAGATTGAAGGGAAATACATTGACTATGCATCGGATCTAAGTGAGATGAGATTTATTTCGACTGGTCCGCTGATTAAAGAACCGGAGAATCTACACGACGGCGACGGCGAGGATCCGATCATCAAGTGGTTAGACACTAAAg GTAAGTCATCGACGGTGTTTGTATCATTTGGAACAGAGTATTATCTCTCAAAAGAGGAGAAGGAGGAGATAGCCCATGGATTAGAGTTAAGTATGACCAATTTCATATGGATATTGAAATCCTCATCTTTAGAATCCCTCATCCCCGAAGGGTTTCTTGAGCGAGTAGGAGAAAGGGGAATGGTGGTAAATGGATGGGCGGCGCAAGCAAGGATATTGTCTCACCCGAGTATCGGGGCATTCATTAGTCATTGTGGGTGGGGATCGACAATGGAAGCTATGGGTCTTGGCGTGCCCATAGTAGCCATACCGATGCATCTTGATCAACCATTCAATGCCCAAGTGGCGGTTGAGGTTGGACTTGGTTTAGAAGTGAAAAGGGATGAGAATGGAATGTTGAATAGAGAAGAGATAAGTGAAGTGATTAGAGAAATTGTGGTGGAAAAGAAAGGTGAGAAAATAAGAGACAAGGCAAAACAAGTGAAGGAAATGATACAAAAGAAAGGAGATGAAGATATTGATATTGTTGTGGAAGAGTTACTTAAGCTTCTTAACCACAAAGTAGTATTAGCTAGTTAG